Proteins from a genomic interval of Mytilus trossulus isolate FHL-02 unplaced genomic scaffold, PNRI_Mtr1.1.1.hap1 h1tg000210l__unscaffolded, whole genome shotgun sequence:
- the LOC134700940 gene encoding galectin-3-binding protein B-like codes for MWLLSTNLIMVFYKIISGVILAHLIQAQSSGDVRLDNSKRLEIYYNGVWGTVCDDDFDDNDARVVCRQLGFSNGISLGNAVDDGSGTTWLDDMKCTGSESKLKYCSHAGWGVENCEHSEDVGVLCNNIKSPGIVINE; via the exons AATAAtggtattttataaaataatatctgGCGTTATTTTAGCACATTTGATTCAAGCACAGAGTTCGG GTGATGTAAGGTTGGACAATTCAAAAAGGcttgaaatttattataatgGTGTCTGGGGTACAGTCTGTGATGATGATTTTGATGACAACGACGCTAGAGTGGTCTGTAGACAACTTGGATTTAG cAATGGAATTTCATTAGGAAATGCAGTAGATGACGGCAGCGGTACAACATGGCTTGATGACATGAAGTGCACGGGAAGTGAAAGTAAATTAAAGTATTGTTCACATGCAGGTTGGGGAGTAGAAAACTGTGAGCACTCGGAAGATGTTGGGGTTCTTTGCAACAACATTAAAAGTCCAGGTATAGTGattaatgaataa